One Rhizobiales bacterium GAS188 DNA window includes the following coding sequences:
- a CDS encoding NAD-dependent formate dehydrogenase flavoprotein subunit, with protein MNDHHAIEVRHFDHPGAGRKRAKSTPKGRQLDPKALSEIEALLGDRPVRRDLLIEFLHLIQDRYRQISAAHLAALAEHMKLSFAEVFETATFYAHFDIVKEGEPDLPPLTVRVCDSLTCALFGAQRLLDELSSALGPTVRVVRAPCVGLCDQAPAVEVGHNFLHKADRRTVEAAILAGDTHPHIPDYVGHEAYLAAGGYALLRRLRSGEMSTETLLKALDDGGLRGLGGAGFPTGRKWRSVIGEPGPRLMAVNADEGEPGTFKDRVYLDTDPHRFLEGMLIGAHVVEAGEIYIYLRDEYPISHEILRREIAKLSPGGPVIHMRRGAGAYICGEESSLLESLEGKRGLPRHKPPYPFQVGLFGQPTLINNVETLYWVRDIVEKGAAWWKSHGRNGRFGLRSFSVSGRIKNPGMKLAPAGITVRELIAEHCGGMAQGHEFRAYLPGGASGGILPASMDDIPLDFGTLEKYGCFIGSAAIVILSDKDDVKDAALNLMRFFEDESCGQCTPCRVGTQKAALLMQRKVWDRELLGELSDAMRDASICGLGQAASNPLTTVMKYFPDEFLP; from the coding sequence ATGAACGATCACCACGCCATCGAGGTGCGTCATTTCGATCATCCGGGCGCCGGCCGCAAGCGCGCCAAATCGACGCCCAAGGGCCGCCAGCTGGACCCGAAGGCGCTCTCCGAGATCGAGGCGCTGCTCGGCGACCGGCCGGTCAGGCGCGATCTCCTGATCGAATTCCTGCATCTCATCCAGGACCGCTATCGCCAGATTTCGGCGGCCCATCTCGCCGCGCTCGCCGAGCATATGAAGCTCTCCTTCGCCGAGGTGTTCGAGACGGCGACCTTCTATGCCCATTTCGACATCGTGAAGGAGGGCGAACCCGACCTGCCTCCCCTGACGGTGCGGGTCTGCGACAGCCTCACCTGCGCGCTGTTCGGGGCGCAGAGGCTGCTCGACGAGCTCAGCTCGGCGCTTGGCCCGACGGTGCGCGTGGTGCGCGCGCCTTGCGTCGGCCTCTGCGACCAGGCGCCGGCCGTCGAGGTCGGACATAATTTCCTGCACAAGGCCGACCGCCGGACCGTCGAAGCAGCGATTCTCGCCGGCGACACCCATCCGCATATTCCGGATTATGTCGGTCACGAGGCCTATCTGGCGGCGGGCGGCTACGCCCTGCTGCGGCGCCTGCGCTCGGGCGAGATGAGCACCGAGACATTGCTGAAGGCGCTCGACGATGGCGGCTTGCGCGGTCTCGGCGGCGCCGGCTTCCCGACGGGACGCAAATGGCGCTCGGTGATCGGCGAGCCCGGCCCGCGCCTGATGGCGGTGAACGCCGATGAGGGTGAGCCCGGCACCTTCAAGGACAGGGTGTATCTCGACACCGATCCGCATCGCTTCCTCGAAGGCATGCTGATCGGCGCCCATGTGGTCGAGGCGGGTGAGATCTATATCTACCTGCGCGACGAATACCCGATCTCGCATGAGATCTTGCGGCGCGAGATCGCGAAGCTCTCGCCCGGAGGGCCCGTCATACATATGCGGCGTGGCGCCGGTGCCTATATCTGCGGCGAGGAATCCTCGCTCCTCGAAAGCCTCGAAGGCAAGCGCGGCCTGCCGCGTCACAAGCCGCCCTACCCTTTCCAGGTTGGGCTGTTCGGGCAGCCGACCCTCATCAACAATGTCGAGACGCTCTATTGGGTCCGCGACATCGTCGAGAAGGGCGCTGCCTGGTGGAAGAGCCATGGCCGCAACGGTCGCTTCGGGCTGCGCAGCTTCTCGGTCTCGGGGCGGATCAAGAACCCCGGCATGAAGCTCGCGCCTGCGGGCATCACGGTGCGCGAGCTGATCGCCGAGCATTGCGGCGGCATGGCGCAGGGCCATGAGTTCCGCGCCTATCTGCCGGGCGGCGCCTCGGGCGGCATCCTGCCGGCCTCCATGGATGACATCCCGCTCGATTTCGGCACGCTCGAGAAATATGGCTGCTTCATCGGCTCGGCCGCCATCGTCATCCTCTCCGACAAGGACGATGTGAAGGACGCCGCCCTCAACCTGATGCGCTTCTTCGAGGATGAGAGCTGCGGTCAATGCACGCCCTGCCGCGTCGGCACGCAGAAGGCCGCGCTCCTGATGCAGCGCAAGGTCTGGGACCGCGAGCTCCTCGGCGAATTATCGGATGCGATGCGCGATGCCTCGATCTGCGGCCTCGGCCAGGCCGCCTCGAATCCGCTGACGACGGTGATGAAATATTTCCCTGACGAGTTTCTGCCATGA
- a CDS encoding NADH:ubiquinone oxidoreductase subunit, translated as MKQFLLKFFTWWNGQTFGTQLTTWRDGERVGEDHLGNVYYRLKGGKIDPALGIERRWVIYNGEAEASKIPEGWNGWLHHTVDIPPSQESYVAREWQMPHQQNLTGTPSAYRPKGSTLKDGVRQPATGDYDAWTPG; from the coding sequence ATGAAACAGTTCCTCCTCAAATTCTTCACTTGGTGGAACGGCCAGACCTTCGGCACCCAGCTCACCACCTGGCGCGACGGCGAGCGGGTCGGCGAGGATCATCTGGGCAATGTCTATTACCGCCTGAAGGGCGGCAAGATCGATCCGGCGCTCGGGATCGAGCGGCGTTGGGTCATCTATAACGGGGAAGCGGAAGCCTCGAAGATCCCGGAAGGCTGGAACGGCTGGCTGCATCATACGGTCGACATTCCTCCTTCGCAGGAGAGCTATGTGGCGCGCGAGTGGCAGATGCCGCATCAGCAGAACCTCACCGGGACGCCATCGGCTTACCGGCCCAAGGGCTCGACGCTCAAGGACGGCGTGCGTCAGCCGGCAACCGGCGATTACGACGCCTGGACGCCGGGCTGA
- a CDS encoding Mannose-6-phosphate isomerase, cupin superfamily: protein MPASKFTAREPAAATLLCEDARSRVIRYDFNPGAETGWHIHHMPYVVVPLTDCEFLIESAAGESRVSQKAGAAYTRDKGVEHNVVNGGNEPMSFVEIEMKAPA from the coding sequence GTGCCGGCCTCCAAATTCACCGCGCGCGAACCCGCCGCCGCGACCTTGCTCTGCGAGGATGCGCGTAGCCGCGTGATCCGCTACGACTTCAATCCGGGTGCCGAGACCGGCTGGCACATCCACCATATGCCCTATGTGGTCGTGCCGCTGACCGATTGCGAGTTCCTGATCGAGAGCGCCGCAGGCGAAAGCCGCGTCTCGCAGAAGGCCGGCGCCGCCTATACTCGCGACAAAGGCGTGGAGCACAATGTCGTCAATGGCGGCAACGAACCCATGTCCTTCGTCGAGATCGAGATGAAAGCGCCCGCCTGA